One segment of Rubripirellula amarantea DNA contains the following:
- a CDS encoding L,D-transpeptidase family protein: MQTIKTAAIVVLLMSVIYGAYVSLTTPPEPLPADVEDMLVMDGQSLGPMESTLPPSLAELGISAGEVASQTPTSAGEATEFGISDGESGFASTSGSNPNFSNSLSMAGGSNNQNATAGSNQADGALGFPNQNTQVSSGVSASLSDNDLPNFDTGTSASLASTSLDGSAKSAPLPVSNAFNGKYPNTGRKFEMPDPTQLESDLGGAQASTMKATAPAGEVAQVAAIHSDENLGLVNAIRSADFQYQNDQRREALSTLSIFYSTPNLSGEQRSELLSRLDPLAASVIYSREHLLERPYRVATDETLMEIADRYEVPWQLLANINQVRDPVAIVPGTELKVVRGPFRAEVDLTNSELTLFLGDLYAGRFPIAVGNDPAPKLGTFTVQDKQTSRTFYDASGAPVPPGTPENPYGGAWLDLGGQLCIHGSPYPTRPSDRGCISLAGDFADDLFGILSQGSSVTIKR; encoded by the coding sequence GTGCAAACGATCAAAACAGCGGCCATCGTGGTCTTATTAATGTCGGTCATTTACGGCGCCTACGTCTCGTTGACCACTCCGCCCGAACCATTGCCGGCCGATGTCGAAGACATGCTGGTGATGGATGGCCAGAGCCTAGGTCCGATGGAATCAACTCTGCCGCCATCATTAGCTGAATTGGGTATCAGCGCCGGGGAAGTTGCTTCTCAGACGCCAACGTCCGCTGGCGAGGCCACTGAATTCGGAATTTCAGATGGCGAATCGGGCTTTGCCAGCACCTCGGGCTCAAACCCTAACTTCTCCAATTCGCTTTCCATGGCTGGCGGTTCAAACAACCAGAACGCGACCGCTGGATCGAACCAAGCGGATGGTGCTCTTGGTTTCCCCAACCAAAACACGCAAGTCTCGTCCGGCGTTTCCGCATCACTTTCGGATAATGACCTGCCGAACTTTGACACGGGCACTTCGGCGTCACTTGCATCCACTTCGCTCGATGGTAGCGCGAAGTCTGCACCACTTCCCGTGTCCAACGCGTTCAACGGCAAGTACCCCAACACCGGACGCAAGTTCGAAATGCCTGACCCGACGCAGTTGGAATCTGATCTCGGTGGTGCCCAGGCTTCGACAATGAAAGCCACCGCACCCGCTGGCGAAGTCGCTCAAGTGGCCGCAATCCATTCTGACGAAAACTTGGGTCTAGTGAATGCGATCCGCAGCGCCGACTTCCAGTACCAGAACGACCAACGACGCGAAGCACTTTCAACGCTCAGCATCTTCTACAGCACTCCCAATCTTTCAGGCGAACAACGCAGCGAACTTCTTTCACGCTTGGACCCATTGGCGGCGTCCGTGATTTATTCACGCGAACACCTTCTTGAGCGACCGTATCGGGTAGCTACCGACGAAACACTGATGGAAATCGCGGATCGCTACGAAGTACCTTGGCAACTTCTAGCGAACATCAATCAAGTCCGCGATCCCGTGGCAATCGTTCCAGGAACGGAATTGAAGGTCGTTCGCGGTCCGTTTCGTGCCGAAGTAGATCTGACCAACAGTGAACTGACGTTATTCCTTGGTGACCTGTATGCAGGCCGTTTCCCCATTGCTGTTGGTAACGACCCAGCACCAAAGTTGGGCACGTTTACCGTCCAAGACAAACAAACATCACGAACGTTCTACGATGCTTCGGGAGCCCCCGTGCCGCCCGGCACACCTGAGAATCCATACGGTGGAGCGTGGCTGGACCTGGGCGGACAACTCTGCATTCATGGCAGTCCGTATCCTACTCGCCCATCGGACCGCGGCTGCATCAGCTTGGCTGGCGATTTTGCTGACGACCTCTTCGGGATACTCTCGCAAGGATCTTCGGTCACGATCAAACGATAA
- the hisG gene encoding ATP phosphoribosyltransferase — protein MDSQNNLRIGVPSKGRLSEIAEELLSQAGLKYRRQNRGLFARVSGLPIDIIFLRTDDIPTLCAEGAIDMGVTGSDLVEESGYGVSDNASPIETRMQLGVGRCRLAICIPDDSEFKSAKDLDTKRIATSFPTVTKTYLAAHHATSHLVSLSGSVEVMIGLGVADAIVDLVETGSTLAANRLRILEEIGSYETVLIQGKNCRDKETADRVVRRLEGVVIARDYSLLEYNILRSKLAAAEAITPGFNSPTVNSLEDSDWCSIRVMVKRKEVIDAMEKLEALGASAIMETAISNCRL, from the coding sequence TTGGATTCTCAAAACAATCTCCGTATCGGCGTGCCGAGCAAAGGTCGACTCAGTGAAATCGCTGAGGAACTACTTTCGCAAGCCGGCCTAAAGTATCGTCGGCAAAACCGTGGCTTGTTCGCACGCGTGAGCGGCTTGCCCATCGACATCATCTTTCTGCGAACCGACGACATCCCGACTCTTTGCGCCGAAGGCGCGATCGACATGGGCGTCACCGGCAGCGACCTTGTCGAAGAATCCGGATACGGTGTTTCGGACAACGCATCGCCTATCGAAACTCGAATGCAACTCGGTGTCGGCCGTTGTCGTTTGGCGATCTGTATCCCTGATGATTCAGAGTTTAAATCCGCGAAGGACTTAGACACGAAGCGGATTGCGACGAGTTTTCCGACCGTCACCAAGACATACCTTGCCGCTCACCACGCGACTTCGCATCTGGTTTCCCTATCGGGTTCCGTCGAAGTCATGATTGGCTTGGGTGTGGCCGATGCGATCGTTGACCTTGTCGAAACGGGAAGCACATTAGCGGCGAACCGCTTGCGCATCCTTGAAGAGATCGGATCTTACGAGACAGTCCTGATCCAAGGAAAAAATTGTCGAGACAAAGAGACCGCGGATCGAGTCGTCCGTCGTCTCGAAGGCGTCGTGATTGCGCGAGACTACTCGTTGCTTGAGTACAACATTCTGCGATCGAAGCTGGCTGCGGCCGAAGCGATCACTCCCGGCTTCAATTCCCCCACGGTGAACTCGCTTGAGGATTCGGATTGGTGCAGCATCCGAGTGATGGTCAAACGTAAAGAGGTGATTGATGCGATGGAGAAGCTCGAAGCGCTCGGTGCATCGGCCATCATGGAAACAGCGATTTCTAATTGTCGCCTGTAG
- a CDS encoding Gfo/Idh/MocA family protein: MSKSTCRWGILSTAGIARKIWNAIEVSENGCVVAVASRNEAKAQRFIDECSAQTAPEQSVQAVGDYESLIADPDIDAIYVPLPTGLRKSYVVAAAKAGKHVLCEKPVAIHSSDLEEMVGACEAAGVQFIDGVMFDHSQRWEALKSTLLNESPIGKVRRIQTHFSFAGDATFKSSNIRTDATLEPHGCLGDLGWYCIRFTLGIMGGHMPQSIRASTVTPIKGEGSASDVPGEFAADMTFEGGVTASFYCSFLCENQQTAWISGEQGYVSLDDFVLPLLGDHTHYDVHHHQLLIDGCRWHFHRNSETVKFDEPACDRAGAQEIAMVTRLAEAAITGEVDARYHDLARRTQLVLDACRRSDAAGGQVITI, translated from the coding sequence ATGAGCAAGTCGACCTGCCGCTGGGGAATTCTAAGCACTGCTGGAATCGCAAGGAAAATCTGGAACGCGATCGAAGTCAGCGAAAATGGATGCGTGGTCGCGGTGGCTAGTCGTAACGAGGCCAAGGCGCAGCGGTTCATTGACGAATGCAGCGCGCAAACGGCTCCGGAACAATCTGTGCAAGCCGTCGGTGATTATGAATCGTTGATTGCTGATCCCGACATTGACGCCATCTACGTCCCGCTGCCCACCGGGCTTCGCAAGTCATACGTGGTAGCTGCCGCCAAGGCGGGCAAGCACGTGCTGTGTGAAAAGCCAGTCGCGATTCACAGTTCCGATCTTGAAGAGATGGTTGGTGCTTGCGAAGCGGCCGGTGTTCAGTTCATCGACGGTGTGATGTTTGATCATTCGCAGCGTTGGGAAGCACTCAAGTCGACGTTGCTTAACGAATCACCCATTGGAAAGGTGAGGCGAATACAAACTCACTTCTCGTTCGCTGGTGACGCCACCTTCAAGTCCTCTAATATTCGGACCGACGCCACGCTTGAACCGCATGGATGCCTCGGTGACCTGGGGTGGTATTGCATCCGGTTCACGCTGGGCATCATGGGAGGTCACATGCCGCAGTCAATACGGGCTTCTACCGTCACACCTATAAAGGGGGAGGGTTCTGCTTCGGACGTGCCTGGCGAGTTTGCTGCAGACATGACCTTCGAGGGTGGAGTAACAGCCTCGTTTTACTGCTCTTTTTTGTGTGAAAATCAGCAGACCGCGTGGATTTCAGGCGAGCAGGGCTATGTCAGCTTGGACGACTTTGTTTTGCCTTTATTGGGCGATCACACCCATTACGACGTGCATCACCACCAACTGTTGATCGACGGATGTCGCTGGCATTTCCATCGCAACAGCGAAACGGTTAAGTTCGATGAACCGGCGTGTGATCGGGCGGGAGCTCAAGAGATTGCGATGGTCACACGTTTGGCCGAAGCGGCAATTACGGGCGAAGTCGATGCACGTTATCACGATTTGGCACGACGAACGCAGTTGGTCCTTGATGCATGCCGCCGCAGTGATGCCGCGGGCGGTCAGGTCATTACGATTTGA
- a CDS encoding GDSL-type esterase/lipase family protein, which produces MSKLTRILIALVLLGIGTVPARADESKSSPATASVTESPETTDPLASYRDAAVKKWEDDIVKFEAADATVNSNDDSILLLGSSSIRLWNTAEVDLVPFHVVRRGYGGAKFDDLAVYAERLIQPHRFRAVVIFVANDITGDKDGANDKTLEQLKPLVEHVVSVAHAHQPESQVLIVEVTPTPKRFQVWPKIRDFNAMLRELALSTPRTHFIATAGQVLDTAGNPRDELFREDQLHLNAKGYELWSSLIRRRLIEVLEQVAREEHAPKENKTAALR; this is translated from the coding sequence ATGTCCAAACTCACCCGAATATTGATTGCCCTCGTTTTACTTGGCATTGGCACCGTCCCCGCACGTGCCGATGAATCCAAAAGTTCGCCAGCGACAGCAAGCGTCACCGAGTCGCCCGAAACCACCGATCCACTAGCGAGTTATCGCGATGCGGCAGTGAAGAAGTGGGAAGACGACATCGTGAAGTTTGAGGCCGCAGACGCGACAGTGAACTCAAACGATGATTCCATTTTGTTGCTCGGTAGCAGTAGCATCCGATTGTGGAATACCGCCGAAGTCGACCTCGTGCCGTTTCACGTTGTCAGACGAGGCTACGGCGGGGCGAAGTTTGATGATCTAGCGGTCTATGCCGAACGACTGATCCAACCTCATCGTTTTCGAGCGGTGGTGATCTTCGTCGCCAATGATATTACGGGCGACAAGGACGGCGCGAATGACAAGACTCTAGAACAGCTAAAGCCGCTGGTGGAACACGTCGTTTCGGTCGCGCACGCCCATCAACCTGAATCACAAGTGCTAATTGTCGAGGTCACTCCGACACCAAAGCGATTTCAAGTTTGGCCGAAGATCCGCGATTTCAATGCGATGTTGCGAGAACTCGCGTTGTCGACGCCACGAACTCATTTCATCGCAACCGCCGGCCAAGTCCTTGATACCGCCGGAAACCCACGTGACGAACTGTTTCGTGAGGACCAATTGCATTTGAATGCAAAAGGGTACGAACTTTGGTCGTCATTGATCCGCCGCCGTCTGATCGAAGTGCTGGAACAGGTCGCCCGAGAAGAGCATGCACCCAAGGAAAATAAAACGGCTGCTTTGCGATAG
- the pyrE gene encoding orotate phosphoribosyltransferase: MSYSRDQLIELLRSEALQTGEFTLASGAKANYYLDCRNITLHPKGAGVIAEGMLEVIKARGPLPAAVGGMAIGADPITASIVTIAGQKDLPLKGFMVRKEPKGHGMGKQVEGPVKPGDKVIIVEDVITSGGSAIKAVEAARAFGLEVDCVIAIIDRLAGGEEAFKAIGVELITLTTIKDFGL; the protein is encoded by the coding sequence ATGTCTTACTCTCGTGACCAACTGATTGAACTGCTTCGTAGCGAGGCTCTGCAAACGGGCGAATTCACGCTCGCCAGCGGTGCAAAAGCAAACTACTACCTCGATTGTCGCAATATCACCTTGCACCCCAAGGGCGCGGGAGTGATCGCCGAAGGCATGCTCGAAGTCATCAAAGCACGCGGCCCGCTACCAGCAGCAGTGGGCGGAATGGCGATTGGCGCCGATCCGATTACCGCCTCCATCGTGACCATCGCGGGCCAGAAGGACTTACCGCTCAAGGGCTTCATGGTCCGCAAAGAACCCAAGGGTCACGGCATGGGCAAACAGGTCGAAGGGCCTGTCAAACCAGGCGACAAAGTGATCATCGTCGAAGACGTGATCACAAGCGGCGGCAGTGCAATTAAAGCGGTCGAAGCCGCCCGTGCCTTTGGATTGGAAGTCGACTGCGTCATTGCGATCATTGATCGACTTGCCGGTGGCGAAGAAGCCTTCAAAGCAATCGGCGTTGAATTGATCACCTTAACCACGATCAAGGACTTTGGGCTCTAG
- the hisE gene encoding phosphoribosyl-ATP diphosphatase, whose amino-acid sequence MSNPDADSPLESPPNLESLRRLMQTLRTRANEMPEGSYTTKLLSGGPEKIGGKIREEAEEMIEAASEEGDAGREHFIYEAGDLIYHAMVLLAWRGVDIDEVAAELARREGTSGLAEKASRQPKS is encoded by the coding sequence ATGTCCAATCCCGACGCCGATTCCCCCCTTGAATCGCCACCCAATCTGGAGTCGCTACGTCGCCTCATGCAGACGCTCCGCACGCGAGCCAATGAAATGCCGGAAGGCTCATACACGACCAAACTGCTTTCGGGTGGCCCGGAAAAGATCGGCGGAAAGATTCGTGAAGAGGCCGAAGAGATGATCGAGGCGGCCAGCGAAGAGGGCGATGCAGGTCGCGAGCATTTTATCTACGAGGCTGGCGACCTGATCTATCACGCGATGGTGCTACTTGCTTGGCGAGGCGTCGACATCGATGAAGTCGCCGCTGAACTGGCTCGCCGCGAAGGCACCTCTGGCTTGGCCGAAAAAGCCAGCCGCCAACCCAAATCCTAA
- a CDS encoding rhodanese-like domain-containing protein has product MTELPIEIDIAAVSAMRASGEDFVLLDVREQDEYDFAKIDGSMLIAMSELGDRLADLEPYRDSHIVVHCHHGGRSLRVTQVLREQGFSKVQNMTGGIDAWSQQIDSNVQRY; this is encoded by the coding sequence GTGACTGAACTGCCCATCGAAATTGATATCGCTGCGGTAAGCGCCATGCGAGCATCAGGCGAAGACTTCGTCCTGCTCGACGTACGCGAACAAGACGAATACGACTTTGCCAAAATTGACGGCAGCATGTTGATCGCGATGAGCGAACTCGGGGATCGCCTGGCGGACTTGGAACCCTATCGCGATTCCCACATCGTCGTGCATTGTCACCACGGGGGCCGAAGCTTGCGCGTAACACAAGTGTTACGCGAACAGGGATTTAGCAAGGTCCAAAACATGACGGGCGGCATTGACGCCTGGAGCCAACAGATCGATTCAAACGTACAGCGATACTAA
- a CDS encoding NAD-dependent epimerase/dehydratase family protein, with amino-acid sequence MRVLVTGCGGFLGSEIVRQCLSRGDNVIGLSRRSYPHLIDAGMIERRGDLADREFVVGACQDVDAVIHTAAVAGVWGKADYYERNNVTATRNVIDACRANEIRHLIFTSSPSVTFAGDHQRGIDETAPYPDRWLCHYPRTKAIAEQAVMSADEPGGLRTVSLRPHLIWGNNDPHLLPRIVAKAKSGRLRIVGEGNNLVDTVHVVNAAASHLDALDTLGQDPERAAGRAYFIAQDEPVDCWAWIAKICKIAGVPAPSKRISYQAARRLGHGFELAYRALGLQSEPPMTRFVAAQLAKDHYFDISAAKERLGYRVRLSMAEGLENLEVKN; translated from the coding sequence ATGCGCGTTCTCGTCACCGGTTGCGGCGGATTCTTAGGCAGCGAGATCGTACGCCAGTGCCTTTCGCGCGGCGACAACGTGATTGGCCTATCACGCCGCTCTTATCCCCATTTGATTGACGCTGGCATGATCGAGCGTCGGGGTGACCTAGCGGATCGCGAGTTCGTCGTCGGTGCCTGCCAAGACGTCGATGCGGTGATCCACACGGCCGCCGTCGCGGGAGTCTGGGGCAAAGCTGATTACTACGAACGCAACAACGTTACCGCGACACGAAACGTCATTGATGCCTGTCGGGCTAACGAGATTCGCCATCTGATTTTCACCAGTAGCCCCAGCGTCACCTTCGCTGGCGATCACCAGCGTGGAATTGACGAAACGGCACCGTACCCAGACCGCTGGTTGTGCCATTACCCAAGAACCAAAGCGATCGCCGAGCAGGCGGTGATGTCGGCGGACGAACCCGGCGGCCTGCGGACCGTTTCGCTTCGCCCCCATTTGATCTGGGGTAACAACGACCCACACCTGTTGCCGCGAATCGTCGCCAAAGCGAAGTCCGGTCGATTGCGAATCGTGGGCGAGGGCAACAATTTGGTCGACACCGTGCACGTGGTTAACGCGGCGGCATCGCACCTCGACGCACTCGATACGCTTGGGCAAGATCCCGAGCGAGCCGCAGGCCGGGCTTACTTCATTGCCCAAGATGAGCCCGTGGATTGTTGGGCATGGATCGCGAAAATCTGCAAAATTGCGGGCGTACCGGCCCCCAGCAAACGGATCTCATACCAAGCGGCTCGACGGCTCGGCCACGGTTTCGAACTGGCCTATCGGGCACTCGGGCTGCAAAGCGAACCGCCGATGACGCGGTTCGTGGCCGCGCAATTGGCCAAAGACCACTATTTCGACATATCCGCTGCCAAAGAACGGCTGGGATACCGTGTTCGGCTGTCGATGGCGGAAGGGCTCGAGAATTTGGAAGTCAAAAATTGA
- the hisH gene encoding imidazole glycerol phosphate synthase subunit HisH: MITIVDYQMGNLRSVQKAIERVGGEARISSDPSEIAQAEKLILPGVGAFGDAMAELNHRDLASPIRDFVASGRPFLGICLGLQLLFERGFEHGEHEGLGVIAGDVVRFAPAPQRKVPHMGWNSVVKKHDAPVLADIETGTHFYFVHSYYVRPTDPGVVALECEYGEKFCAMVWKDNIFATQFHPEKSQADGLKVLAAFEKLPATSNAS; encoded by the coding sequence ATGATTACCATCGTCGACTACCAAATGGGCAACCTGCGAAGTGTGCAGAAGGCTATCGAGCGAGTCGGTGGCGAAGCTCGAATCAGTTCCGATCCAAGCGAAATAGCTCAGGCCGAAAAACTTATTCTGCCTGGCGTTGGAGCTTTCGGCGACGCCATGGCAGAGCTCAACCATCGCGACCTCGCTTCACCGATTCGGGACTTTGTTGCTTCGGGCCGCCCATTCTTGGGTATCTGCTTAGGGCTTCAATTGTTGTTCGAGCGAGGGTTTGAACACGGTGAACATGAAGGGCTGGGAGTGATTGCCGGTGACGTCGTGCGGTTCGCGCCAGCGCCCCAGCGGAAAGTGCCGCACATGGGGTGGAATAGCGTTGTTAAGAAACACGACGCACCGGTGCTTGCGGACATCGAAACGGGAACTCACTTCTATTTTGTTCACTCATACTATGTTCGCCCGACCGACCCCGGTGTCGTGGCACTGGAATGTGAGTACGGCGAAAAATTCTGTGCGATGGTTTGGAAAGACAATATCTTTGCAACGCAGTTCCACCCAGAAAAAAGCCAAGCCGATGGGTTGAAGGTTTTAGCTGCATTCGAGAAGTTGCCTGCAACGTCCAACGCGTCTTAA